A segment of the Streptococcus chenjunshii genome:
TGGTATAATAAAACTATGGATATTTGGACAGAACTGGGGCGCTATGCTTTTTGGACTACAGAACGGTTAATTATGCGTCCCTTTGCTTTTTCTGACAGAGACGATTTTTGGGCTATTTGTTCCAATCCGCAAAATCTCAATTTTATTTTTCCTGCTCAAGCAAGCAGATATGAAAGTGATTACCTGCTGGTGCACTATTTCATGAAAGCTCCTTTGGGCATTTGGGCTATTGAAGATAAAGAGACAGGCAAAATGATTGGAGCTATTCGTTTTGAAAAATTGAATTCCCTGTCTCAAATAACGGAAATCGGCTATTTTCTGCATCGGGATTTTTGGAACCAAGGCTACATGACTGAATGCCTGCAGACTTTAGTTTACTTGAGTTTTACAGCAATGGACTTAAAGGCTTTAAAAGTGATTATCCATCAAGAAAATGCAGCCAGTCATCGGGTTGCTCAAAAAAGCGGCTTTCGTCTAACGAGAGAATTTAAAGGAAGCGATCGTTATTCGCATAAAATGCGGAGCTATGCCGAATATCAGATCCTTAAGGGTGATTATCATTATGAGTAAGCATCAGGAAATATTAGAGTATCTGGAAAACCTAGCGGTTGGTAAGCGGGTGAGCGTCCGCAGCATTGCCAATCATTTAAAAGTCAGCGAGGGAACAGCTTACCGGGCAATTAAAGAAGGAGAAAGGCGCGGACTTGTGGAAACCCGTCCGCGAAGCGGGACTGTCCGGGTTGAGCAGAAACCCGATGTTCGTATTGAACGTTTAACTTATGCTGAAATTGCCCGTATCAGTGATTCAGAAGTTTTGGCTGGGGAGGCCGGCCTCGGCCATGAATTCAGCAAGTTTTCTATTGGTGCCATGACTCGCCAGAATATCGGCCGTTATTTAGTCAAAGGGGGACTTCTTATTGTCGGCGATCGGGAAAATATCCAGCTTCTGGCTCTGGAGAATCATAATGCTATTTTGGTAACTGGCGGTTTCTCTGTTTCAGAACGGGTTATCTCTTTGGCAGATAATCAGGGGATTCCGGTGATGGTTACACATTATGATACCTTTACAGTGGCTACGATGATTAACCATGCTCTTTCTAACGTTCGCATCAAGACGGATTTAAAAACAGTCGGTCAAGTCTACCAGTCAGCGGCGAATTACGGTTATTTGACAGCTGATGAAACTATTAAAGCTTATCATGCTCTCATTAAACAAACCACACATGTTCGTTTTCCGGTCGTAGATGCCGATAATCAGGTGATCGGCGTGATAAGCATGCGGGATGTATTAGGAAAGGATAGCTGCCTCAATTTAACGGAGGTTATGACCGAAAACCCTATTGTGGCAAAACCCAATACAAGTTTAGCCAGTATCAGCCAGAAAATGATTTTTGAAGATCTTAATATGCTGCCTGTTGTTTCTGCTGAGCAGACTTTGCTGGGCGTGATTACCCGTCGTCAGGTTATGGAGAACCTCCCGGATAATCTCAGGCAAAACAACCTTTATACTTACAGCGATCAGATGATTGCCAATCTGTCTATGGTTCAAGGCAATTATCAGTTTATCGTTGAACCGGCTATGATTGATTATTCGGGCAATTTAGCGCAGGGCGTTTTGGCAGAACTGCTTAAAGAAATTGCAGTTCGTGTTTTGACACAGAAAAAGCGGAAAAATATCATTATTGAACAAATGATGTTATACTTTTTACAGGCGGTGCAGATTGATGATAAATTGACGATTCATCCGCAAATTATCAGTGAAAACAGACGCAGTCTGCTGCTGGATATAGCCGTCTACCTCAACAGCCAGATGGTTGCCAAAGCCATTATAACGACAAAAATAAATTAATATTTAAGGAGTATGGTATACAATGATTACATTAAAATCGGCACGTGAAATAGAAGCGATGGATAAGGCTGGGAGCTTTTTAGCCAGTATCCATAAAGGTTTGCGTGAGCTGATTAAGCCTGGAGCAGATATGTGGGCGGTAGAAGAATATGTCCGCAGGCGCTGTAAGGAAGGGAATGTCCTACCTTTGCAGATCGGCGTCGACGGTTCTGTTATGGATTATCCCTACGCAACTTGCTGCGGCTTAAATGATGAAGTAGCCCATGCTTTCCCCAGACATTATATTTTAAAAGAAGGTGATTTGCTGAAAGTTGACATGGTTTTGAGCGAACCGCTGGACAAATCCGCTGTCGATGTGGGCAAACTGAATTTTAATAATGTTGCTGAAATGAAGAAATATACTGAAAACTATACCGGCGGTTTAGCTGATTCTTGCTGGGCTTATGCCGTTGGCAATGTTTCAGAAGAAGCAGCAAAGCTTATGGCGGTTACCAAAGAAGCACTGTACCTGGGCATCGAGCAGGCTGTTATCGGCAATCGCATTGGCGATATCGGTGCAGCTATTCAGAACTATGCTGAGAGCCATGGCTATGGCGTCGTTAGAGATTTAGTAGGCCATGGTGTTGGACCGACAATGCACGAGGAACCAATGGTCCCTCATTACGGAACTGCCGGACGCGGTCTTCGTCTGCGCGAAGGAATGGTTTTGACCATCGAGCCCATGATTAATACCGGAACTTGGGAGATTGATACGGACCCCGAAACAGGCTGGGCTCATAAGACACTTGATGGCGGTCTGTCCTGCCAGTATGAACATCAATTTGTTATTACCAAGGACGGT
Coding sequences within it:
- a CDS encoding GNAT family N-acetyltransferase: MDIWTELGRYAFWTTERLIMRPFAFSDRDDFWAICSNPQNLNFIFPAQASRYESDYLLVHYFMKAPLGIWAIEDKETGKMIGAIRFEKLNSLSQITEIGYFLHRDFWNQGYMTECLQTLVYLSFTAMDLKALKVIIHQENAASHRVAQKSGFRLTREFKGSDRYSHKMRSYAEYQILKGDYHYE
- the spxR gene encoding CBS-HotDog domain-containing transcription factor SpxR, with the translated sequence MSKHQEILEYLENLAVGKRVSVRSIANHLKVSEGTAYRAIKEGERRGLVETRPRSGTVRVEQKPDVRIERLTYAEIARISDSEVLAGEAGLGHEFSKFSIGAMTRQNIGRYLVKGGLLIVGDRENIQLLALENHNAILVTGGFSVSERVISLADNQGIPVMVTHYDTFTVATMINHALSNVRIKTDLKTVGQVYQSAANYGYLTADETIKAYHALIKQTTHVRFPVVDADNQVIGVISMRDVLGKDSCLNLTEVMTENPIVAKPNTSLASISQKMIFEDLNMLPVVSAEQTLLGVITRRQVMENLPDNLRQNNLYTYSDQMIANLSMVQGNYQFIVEPAMIDYSGNLAQGVLAELLKEIAVRVLTQKKRKNIIIEQMMLYFLQAVQIDDKLTIHPQIISENRRSLLLDIAVYLNSQMVAKAIITTKIN
- a CDS encoding methionyl aminopeptidase codes for the protein MITLKSAREIEAMDKAGSFLASIHKGLRELIKPGADMWAVEEYVRRRCKEGNVLPLQIGVDGSVMDYPYATCCGLNDEVAHAFPRHYILKEGDLLKVDMVLSEPLDKSAVDVGKLNFNNVAEMKKYTENYTGGLADSCWAYAVGNVSEEAAKLMAVTKEALYLGIEQAVIGNRIGDIGAAIQNYAESHGYGVVRDLVGHGVGPTMHEEPMVPHYGTAGRGLRLREGMVLTIEPMINTGTWEIDTDPETGWAHKTLDGGLSCQYEHQFVITKDGPQILTSQGEERTY